Part of the Sulfurimonas denitrificans DSM 1251 genome is shown below.
CATGAGGCTTAACTTTAAGTCTTTGAAAACCAATAGGGTCTTCACACATCTCGCAGATTCCATAATCACCTGTTGCAATTTTTCCAAGCGTAACGTTTATCTCTCTTAATTCTTGTTCTTGTTGATGAACTATTGCGCTCTCAATCATTGAGCTATTGTCCACAGATGCATGGTCGCCCTCATCTTTTAACTCTAGAGAGCTTAATTGGCTTAGCTCTTCATTAACGCCTCTAATATTTTTTATTATCTGTTCTTTTCTGCTCTCAAGAATCTCTTTAAAATATTTTAACTCGCTCTCTTGCACATCTCTTCCTTGTTAGTTATTTATGATATGGATGGTTACTTAAAATTGAAAATCCTCTATAAATCTGCTCTAGTAAAACAACTTTTGCAATTTTATGACTCATAGTAATATTCCCTAAACTTATAATAGAATCACCCTTCTTCAAG
Proteins encoded:
- the dksA gene encoding RNA polymerase-binding protein DksA, translating into MQESELKYFKEILESRKEQIIKNIRGVNEELSQLSSLELKDEGDHASVDNSSMIESAIVHQQEQELREINVTLGKIATGDYGICEMCEDPIGFQRLKVKPHAIYCIDCREIVEKSR